A single Nostoc sp. PCC 7107 DNA region contains:
- a CDS encoding S-layer family protein, translating to MKLTFVGFGFIGAILICTIYNNGVQAQVIPDNTLNTSVGGNSNYTITNGSRVGNNLFHSFSQFSVPSNGSAVFNNAADIQNIFSRVTGGYVSNIDGLIQTNGSANLFLLNPAGIIFGVNARLNIGGSFVGTTANSIKFADGIIFSTDTTTSPLLTMSVPVGLQLGMNAGAIRTQGTPASNFVDRPSQMFKAKTVALVGSEIDINQTSLTNRDGRIELWALRNAEVGLNNQAQLQLTSPVAADWGNIFLRQSSIIDTNGINGGAINIRGRGLTLQDGSGISSNTGTLGQGQGINIKTTEFVDLLGVSAASQYPTPGLFTSVVGNQGRAGDITVETQRLHIANAGWIQSTVNAAFDFKNFKLVLSNNSRTGDITIKAADVEVSGYNPFPVNFFRPSAITTLISNGSMNESGKISVVAQRVRLLDGSRISSNLLGFYIPGFSESVTTGKSGDIAIRAAESLEISGVTPAGLIGAVISSIQPYAAGQAGNIIIETGNLSLSQGGTISSAVAGSGIAGNIDIDAKAVEVSDPVIDSFSNTVSGITVALGEDAAGQGGLINLTADSLHVFNGGQITSSSLGQGSAGSVNLRVKNIDVQGISQNLVNSNYLPSAIAASSASSFAAGSVNIQSDIVQVRDDAEITVSNTGSGDAGNLNISAKNIFLKNGANLRSEVNGGSQGNISLDVNEVLLLRHGSKIVTNALGASTGGNININAGFIVGVSNENSDISANAVLGSGGNIQIATQGIYGLKFRNQLTLKSDITASSQFGVNGTVAINNVGIDPNSGLIELPANVTDSSQKIATDCSANNNSSFVATGRGGIPQNPTQEIRSDRTWSDIRDISAFQTTKPVKAQIPKSPEILVQATSWHRNAQGKIELIADKSSVNLPPSLTCAAVNQS from the coding sequence ATGAAATTAACTTTTGTTGGGTTTGGCTTCATAGGTGCAATTCTGATATGTACTATTTACAACAATGGTGTTCAAGCACAAGTGATTCCTGATAACACTCTCAACACCTCTGTCGGTGGTAACAGTAATTACACCATCACCAATGGCTCTCGTGTCGGTAATAATTTATTTCATAGCTTCAGCCAATTCTCTGTTCCTAGCAATGGCTCGGCAGTCTTCAATAATGCCGCAGATATCCAAAATATTTTTAGTCGTGTGACTGGCGGTTATGTTTCTAACATTGATGGTTTAATTCAAACCAATGGTAGTGCCAATTTATTTTTACTCAACCCAGCGGGAATAATTTTTGGTGTCAACGCTCGGTTAAATATTGGTGGTTCGTTTGTCGGCACAACTGCCAATAGTATTAAGTTTGCTGATGGGATAATTTTTAGTACCGATACAACAACATCTCCATTGTTAACCATGAGTGTACCAGTTGGTTTGCAACTGGGAATGAATGCGGGAGCAATTCGCACCCAAGGAACCCCAGCATCTAACTTCGTTGATCGCCCTTCACAAATGTTTAAAGCTAAAACAGTGGCTTTGGTGGGGAGTGAAATCGATATCAATCAGACTAGTCTGACTAATCGAGATGGCAGAATTGAGCTATGGGCATTACGGAATGCTGAAGTTGGTTTGAATAATCAAGCTCAATTGCAATTAACTAGTCCTGTTGCTGCGGATTGGGGAAATATTTTCCTGAGACAATCTTCCATCATTGATACTAATGGGATAAATGGCGGAGCAATCAACATTCGGGGACGAGGTTTGACACTTCAAGATGGTTCGGGAATTTCTTCCAATACTGGTACTTTGGGACAAGGGCAAGGTATTAACATCAAAACGACAGAATTTGTTGATCTGTTAGGGGTATCTGCCGCATCTCAATATCCTACTCCTGGTTTATTCACTAGCGTAGTTGGGAATCAGGGTCGAGCCGGAGATATTACAGTCGAGACGCAACGTTTACACATAGCAAATGCAGGCTGGATTCAGTCTACAGTTAACGCTGCCTTCGACTTCAAAAATTTTAAACTTGTCTTAAGTAATAACTCCAGAACGGGAGATATCACTATAAAAGCCGCAGATGTAGAAGTTAGTGGGTACAACCCATTTCCAGTTAATTTCTTTCGTCCTAGTGCCATTACTACTTTAATCAGTAATGGCAGCATGAATGAGAGTGGAAAGATCAGTGTTGTTGCTCAACGGGTACGTTTGCTAGATGGGAGTCGCATTAGCAGCAATTTGCTGGGGTTTTATATTCCTGGTTTTTCAGAGTCTGTGACTACAGGAAAGTCGGGAGACATTGCAATTCGGGCGGCTGAGAGTCTGGAAATTTCTGGAGTCACACCTGCTGGATTGATAGGTGCTGTCATTAGTTCAATTCAACCTTATGCAGCTGGTCAAGCGGGTAATATCATAATTGAGACTGGAAATTTGTCACTGTCACAGGGTGGGACTATTTCTAGTGCTGTAGCAGGCAGTGGTATAGCTGGAAATATAGATATTGATGCCAAAGCTGTAGAAGTCAGCGACCCTGTGATCGATAGTTTTAGCAACACAGTTAGTGGTATCACCGTTGCGTTAGGTGAGGATGCTGCTGGTCAAGGTGGGTTGATTAATTTGACAGCAGATAGCCTGCATGTATTCAACGGGGGGCAGATTACTTCCTCTAGCCTCGGTCAGGGAAGTGCGGGTAGTGTTAACTTGCGAGTTAAAAATATTGATGTCCAAGGTATTTCCCAAAATTTGGTAAATAGTAATTACTTACCAAGTGCGATCGCTGCTTCTTCTGCTAGTAGTTTTGCTGCGGGTTCTGTCAATATTCAATCAGACATTGTACAAGTCAGAGATGACGCAGAAATCACTGTTAGTAATACAGGTAGCGGCGATGCTGGCAACCTAAATATTAGTGCCAAGAATATTTTTCTCAAAAATGGCGCAAATCTGCGTTCTGAGGTAAATGGCGGTAGTCAAGGAAACATTAGCCTTGATGTGAATGAGGTATTGCTATTACGTCATGGCAGTAAAATCGTTACCAATGCCCTTGGCGCTTCCACAGGGGGCAATATTAATATTAATGCCGGGTTTATTGTGGGTGTATCAAACGAAAACAGCGACATTTCCGCGAATGCTGTTTTGGGAAGTGGTGGTAATATTCAGATTGCCACTCAAGGTATTTATGGATTAAAATTCCGCAATCAACTCACTCTCAAAAGTGATATTACTGCTAGTTCACAATTTGGCGTGAATGGCACAGTTGCAATTAACAATGTTGGTATTGATCCCAATTCGGGTTTAATCGAACTACCAGCAAATGTAACTGATTCATCTCAAAAAATTGCTACAGATTGTTCAGCGAATAATAACAGTAGTTTTGTTGCTACAGGACGTGGTGGCATACCGCAAAATCCCACACAGGAAATTAGGAGCGATCGCACCTGGTCTGATATCCGCGATATCTCTGCATTCCAAACAACAAAACCAGTAAAAGCCCAAATACCAAAATCCCCAGAAATACTTGTCCAAGCTACTTCTTGGCATCGCAACGCCCAAGGCAAAATTGAATTAATTGCCGATAAATCTTCTGTGAATTTACCACCATCATTAACTTGTGCTGCTGTTAATCAAAGCTGA
- a CDS encoding S-layer family protein has product MKLTFVGFGVLSVIWLSVVYNNSVHAQVTPDNTLNTSVTSTTSMSGSNSYTINNGTRVGNNLFHSFSQFSVPSGGSASFDNATDIQNIFSRVTGGNISNIDGDISAKGSANLFLLNPAGVIFGQNARLNIGGSFIATTANSIKFADGTEFSTLQGVDKPLLTMSAPVGLQMGSNSAAIKAQGRGYTNSGSVIVPTPNSTELQVKPGKTLALVGGNLQIDGFILTAPEGRVELGSTNGTGQVDLIPNAQGYALGYENGQIFGDIQLAEKSLINVSGVNSGSVRLQAKNISLTDGSLILAQNYGYLPGGEISLQASTGIDLIGTSNDGNVLSGVRSETYGIGAGGNIGIFTRKFNLQEGSGLNNLTLGIAPSGNIEIDAKIIEISGFSQINPNRVTGISTLSFASGSAGDVFVSGDNLLISGGASLSSVTFGSGSSGKVSIRNQNTTVIGNSPSGFDSAITLATFAFGDNKDLILDTGKLQILDGGRIGSSTLFAGNGGNVIINASEAIAISSRNNNNNSAINSSATRLNAQLRQSFGFPDMLTANAGSLSIKTPNLILTDGATVTVTSEGTGNAGNLNIVADIIQLKNQALIQAQTESGNGGNIDLKVGSLLLMRDRSKITTTAGSTGNGGNITINSPTIVGLENSDITANAVGGKGGNINITTQGIIGLEYRSELTPENDITASSEFGVNGTVEINNIGVDPNSGLVELSGNFTDSSQKIASGCNANTGSSFVATGRGGIPQNPTQDIKSDRTWSDIRDISAFHTTKPAQAQIPKSPETLVQATSWRRNAQGKIELVAAQSPTSMQPSLTCAAIPKSSI; this is encoded by the coding sequence ATGAAATTAACTTTTGTCGGGTTTGGTGTGCTGAGTGTAATCTGGTTATCTGTTGTTTACAACAATAGTGTTCACGCACAAGTAACTCCCGATAATACCCTCAATACTTCTGTTACTTCCACTACTTCTATGAGTGGCAGCAATAGTTACACTATCAACAATGGCACTCGTGTTGGGAATAATTTATTTCATAGTTTCAGTCAATTCTCTGTACCTAGTGGCGGTTCTGCTTCATTTGACAATGCCACTGATATCCAAAATATTTTTAGTCGGGTGACTGGTGGTAATATTTCCAACATTGATGGTGATATCAGTGCTAAGGGTAGTGCCAACTTATTCTTACTCAACCCGGCAGGGGTTATTTTTGGTCAAAATGCCCGCTTAAATATTGGTGGTTCTTTTATAGCCACAACTGCTAACAGTATCAAGTTTGCCGATGGGACAGAATTTAGTACTTTGCAAGGTGTGGATAAACCTTTGCTGACAATGAGCGCACCAGTGGGCTTGCAAATGGGTAGTAATTCTGCTGCTATCAAAGCTCAAGGAAGAGGATACACAAATAGCGGTTCTGTTATCGTTCCCACACCCAACTCGACAGAACTACAGGTGAAACCAGGGAAAACCTTAGCATTGGTAGGTGGTAATTTACAGATAGATGGATTTATATTGACTGCACCAGAAGGACGGGTAGAATTAGGTAGTACAAATGGAACTGGGCAAGTTGATTTAATCCCAAATGCACAAGGTTATGCTTTGGGTTATGAGAATGGACAAATTTTTGGTGATATTCAATTAGCAGAAAAGTCACTAATAAATGTAAGTGGTGTAAATTCAGGTTCTGTTCGTTTACAAGCCAAAAATATCAGTTTAACAGATGGTTCATTGATACTTGCACAAAATTATGGCTATCTTCCTGGTGGAGAAATTAGCCTTCAAGCATCAACAGGAATTGATTTAATAGGCACAAGTAACGATGGAAATGTGTTGAGTGGAGTTCGTAGCGAAACTTATGGAATTGGAGCAGGGGGAAATATTGGTATTTTTACGCGAAAATTTAACCTCCAAGAAGGATCTGGTTTAAATAATCTAACTTTGGGAATTGCTCCTAGTGGTAATATTGAAATTGACGCAAAAATAATTGAAATATCTGGTTTTTCGCAAATAAACCCGAATAGAGTTACTGGCATTAGTACGTTGAGTTTTGCTTCTGGTAGTGCTGGTGATGTATTCGTTAGTGGTGATAATTTACTAATATCTGGTGGAGCTTCCCTTTCTTCGGTTACGTTTGGCAGTGGAAGTAGTGGTAAAGTTTCAATTCGCAATCAAAACACCACAGTTATTGGAAACAGCCCTTCAGGATTTGACAGTGCGATTACTTTAGCTACATTCGCGTTCGGAGATAACAAAGATTTGATACTTGATACTGGCAAATTACAAATTTTAGATGGGGGAAGAATTGGTTCATCTACATTGTTTGCTGGTAATGGGGGAAATGTAATTATCAATGCCAGTGAAGCGATCGCAATTAGTAGTCGTAACAATAACAATAACAGTGCAATTAATTCTTCTGCAACGCGTCTTAATGCACAGTTACGTCAATCATTTGGCTTTCCAGATATGCTGACGGCAAATGCTGGTAGTCTTAGCATTAAAACACCAAATCTGATACTGACGGATGGTGCTACTGTGACTGTAACGAGTGAAGGTACTGGTAATGCCGGCAACCTTAACATTGTCGCAGATATTATCCAATTAAAAAATCAGGCGTTGATTCAAGCACAGACCGAATCTGGTAATGGTGGAAATATAGACTTAAAAGTGGGAAGTTTGCTGTTAATGCGCGATCGCAGTAAAATTACAACCACCGCAGGCAGTACAGGTAATGGGGGAAATATTACCATTAATTCACCCACTATTGTCGGCTTAGAAAACAGCGATATCACGGCTAATGCTGTTGGAGGTAAAGGCGGTAATATTAACATCACCACTCAGGGAATTATTGGTTTAGAATACCGTTCGGAACTGACACCAGAAAACGATATCACCGCCAGTTCCGAGTTTGGGGTGAATGGTACAGTGGAAATTAACAACATTGGTGTTGACCCCAATTCTGGTTTAGTAGAATTATCGGGAAACTTTACTGATTCATCACAAAAGATTGCTAGTGGTTGTAATGCTAATACTGGTAGTAGTTTTGTGGCTACAGGTAGAGGAGGAATACCGCAAAATCCCACACAGGATATTAAGAGCGATCGCACTTGGTCTGATATCCGCGATATCTCTGCATTCCACACCACAAAACCAGCACAAGCCCAAATACCAAAATCCCCAGAAACACTTGTCCAAGCTACATCTTGGCGACGTAATGCCCAAGGCAAAATTGAACTGGTTGCAGCCCAGTCTCCTACATCTATGCAACCATCATTAACCTGTGCTGCTATTCCTAAAAGTTCAATATAA
- a CDS encoding S-layer family protein has product MKLTFTGLGFIGAIFVSAIYNSSVHAQVIPDHTLNTSVLQNGNNFTITDGNRVGNNLFHSFSQFSVPSNGSASFNNAVDIQNIFSRVTGGSVSNIDGLIQANGSANLFLLNPSGIIFGQNASLNIGGSFVGTTANSIKFADGTEFSAVNATTNPLLTMSVPVGLQMGTNSGNIQLQGKGHQLTGGTFTPVIRDNTQSTLEVNSGQAIALIGQNVTLSGGVLTAENGRIELGAVKAGTVNINDSSSEFQLDYANIESFGDIQLVNQSLVDASGLTSRGIQLQGNNISLKDGSAALIQTVGSQAPNSIRVRATGSLDLAGDVRTAPDVGIVTGVISSRLMTETLGKGKGADINVSAGDLLLNDGGILLARTYGFDSGGNINVNIARDIQINRVTPLNPIATSGIATPTFGSGQSGNINITASNLTITDGGLILSNNFGKGDSGNVNVNISRTIEIKGIYPITLAPANISSTVFGKGNGGSVNLKTSRLIVENNASVSTASLNSGAGGNLTINASESIELRNGGISAAAPILPTILRQAFGLPDRPSGNAGSVTINTPTLQIDNGGVVAVNNEGLGNGGILNINGNSLRLDNKGRLIANTASGEGGNINLNLKSDLILRNNSFISTEAKGTGNGGNLTINAPIILGLENSDIIANAVQGNGGNIDITTQGIIGLKFRDTLTPREDLTNDITASSQFNLNGTVEINNIGIDPNSGLVELPANITDPSQQIASGCSNNTGSSFVATGRGGIPQNPTQDLKSDRTWSDIRDIAAFQTTQPVQAQIPKSPETLVQATSWRRNTQGKIELVAAKSPPQMPPVLTCAAVVKN; this is encoded by the coding sequence ATGAAATTAACTTTTACTGGCTTGGGCTTCATTGGTGCAATCTTCGTCTCTGCTATTTACAACAGTAGTGTTCACGCTCAAGTAATTCCCGATCACACCCTCAACACAAGCGTCTTACAAAATGGTAATAATTTCACCATCACTGACGGGAATCGCGTTGGTAATAATTTATTTCACAGCTTTAGTCAATTCTCTGTTCCTAGCAATGGCTCGGCATCATTCAATAATGCCGTAGATATCCAAAATATTTTTAGTCGTGTGACTGGTGGTAGTGTTTCTAATATTGACGGTTTAATTCAAGCTAATGGTAGCGCCAATCTATTTTTGCTCAATCCTAGTGGAATTATCTTTGGACAAAATGCCAGCTTAAATATTGGCGGGTCATTTGTAGGAACAACTGCCAATAGTATTAAGTTTGCCGATGGGACAGAATTTAGTGCAGTTAATGCCACAACTAACCCATTGTTAACCATGAGTGTGCCTGTGGGACTGCAAATGGGCACAAATTCAGGAAACATTCAATTACAAGGAAAGGGACATCAATTGACAGGAGGAACATTCACTCCTGTAATTCGGGATAATACCCAATCAACCTTAGAAGTGAATTCTGGACAAGCGATCGCATTAATTGGGCAAAATGTGACTTTGTCAGGTGGGGTTTTAACTGCTGAAAATGGCAGAATTGAATTAGGCGCAGTCAAAGCAGGCACAGTTAATATTAATGACTCATCCTCAGAATTTCAATTGGATTATGCAAATATTGAGAGCTTTGGAGATATCCAACTTGTAAATCAGTCTTTAGTGGATGCAAGTGGGTTAACTAGTCGTGGAATTCAATTACAAGGGAACAATATTAGCCTGAAAGATGGTTCTGCTGCCTTGATTCAAACTGTGGGAAGCCAAGCACCTAATAGTATTCGCGTTCGTGCAACAGGTTCTTTAGACCTTGCTGGAGATGTGAGAACAGCACCAGATGTAGGAATTGTGACGGGAGTTATTTCTAGTCGCTTGATGACTGAAACTCTGGGAAAAGGGAAAGGTGCTGATATTAATGTTTCTGCTGGAGATTTACTCCTCAATGATGGAGGTATTCTCCTAGCAAGAACTTATGGTTTCGACTCTGGGGGTAATATTAATGTAAATATTGCCAGAGATATTCAAATTAATCGTGTAACACCGCTAAATCCGATTGCTACTAGTGGAATTGCTACACCTACCTTTGGCTCTGGGCAATCTGGCAATATAAATATCACTGCGTCGAACCTAACAATTACAGATGGAGGCTTAATTCTTTCTAACAATTTTGGAAAAGGGGATAGCGGAAATGTAAATGTGAATATTTCCAGAACTATAGAAATTAAGGGTATATATCCAATAACTTTAGCTCCTGCTAATATTAGTTCAACTGTATTTGGCAAAGGTAATGGTGGTTCTGTAAATCTAAAGACATCCAGACTGATTGTAGAGAATAACGCATCTGTTAGTACTGCAAGTCTCAATAGTGGTGCTGGTGGCAACCTCACCATTAATGCTTCTGAATCAATAGAACTCAGGAATGGCGGTATTAGCGCAGCAGCTCCAATTTTACCGACAATTTTGCGTCAAGCATTTGGACTTCCTGATCGCCCTAGTGGAAATGCTGGCAGTGTAACCATTAATACTCCTACATTGCAAATAGATAATGGAGGGGTAGTTGCTGTCAATAATGAAGGATTGGGAAATGGGGGAATTTTAAATATAAATGGGAATTCCTTACGACTCGATAACAAGGGTCGATTAATTGCTAATACTGCTTCTGGGGAAGGCGGTAATATCAACTTGAATCTCAAATCTGACTTGATTCTACGAAACAACAGCTTCATTTCTACAGAAGCTAAAGGAACTGGTAACGGTGGCAACCTCACCATTAATGCTCCCATCATTTTGGGTTTAGAAAATAGCGATATCATTGCCAATGCAGTGCAAGGAAATGGTGGCAATATCGACATCACTACTCAAGGTATCATTGGTCTAAAATTCCGCGATACCCTGACTCCCAGGGAAGACCTGACTAACGATATTACCGCCAGTTCTCAATTCAATCTCAACGGGACTGTGGAAATTAATAACATTGGTATTGATCCAAATTCGGGTTTAGTCGAACTACCAGCAAATATCACCGATCCATCCCAGCAAATAGCTAGTGGTTGTTCTAATAATACTGGGAGTAGTTTTGTCGCCACTGGACGAGGTGGGATACCACAAAATCCGACGCAGGACTTGAAGAGCGATCGCACTTGGTCTGATATCCGCGATATCGCTGCATTCCAAACAACACAACCAGTACAAGCTCAAATACCAAAATCTCCCGAAACACTTGTCCAAGCAACTTCTTGGCGACGTAACACCCAAGGCAAAATTGAATTAGTGGCAGCTAAATCACCTCCGCAGATGCCACCGGTCTTAACCTGTGCTGCTGTAGTTAAAAATTAA
- a CDS encoding S-layer family protein, with protein sequence MKLTVVRFGFVGAICISAIYNSSVHAQVTPDNTLNTAVSGSSNYTITNGTRVGNNLFHSFSQFSVPNNGSASFDNAADIQNIFSRVTGGDVSNINGEISAKGNANLFLLNPAGIIFRQNASLNIGGSFVGTTASSIKFADGVEFSATHPIATPLLTMSVPIGLQLGSNPSPITVQGTGHSLTSISSLAPINQNPSSSELMVKPGKTLALVGGKLNLIGATLNAPQGRVELGSLSGVGLVSLSPISQGYQLGYESGQSFADIHLTQKSLLTIGGFNAGSVQLQGKHIQISDGSIIFSKNLGNVAGSEIFLQASEGIDIVGTTANAQIRSGIRSEGLNTGTGSPIHLITPHLTISQGAGVNNNAFGLAASGDIQIDAGTVELSGFSPLNPTGVTSLTTSTRTAKSAGNLSINSNNILVSEGAAISSVTFAAGSTGQVTIRSKNTTVTGDNLTGLYSNISAVTYGKGNAQTLTLDTNRLQLLNGGAVATTSFLIGQAGNLNINATESILIDGHSRVNNSSINSAVLYPPALIQKLFNLPNVLSANAGTVNVTTPNLMLSNGGAVSVTNQGKGDGGNINIIANNIQLKNQSLIQAQTESGNGGNINLQTRNLLLLRDNSQITSTASGNGNGGNINIHAPILVGLENSDIIANAVQGKGGNISITTQGIIGLKFRDTLTPRVDLTNDITASSAFNVNGTVEINNIGVDPNSGLVELPANVSDQSQQIASGCSNNNGSSFVATGRGGIPQNPTQDVRSDRTWSDIRNISAFQKTKSVQAQIPPSPEVLIQATSWHRNPNGKIELIAAQSPTTGQPSLTCAAVPQS encoded by the coding sequence ATGAAATTAACTGTTGTTAGATTTGGTTTTGTTGGTGCAATCTGCATATCTGCGATATACAACAGTAGTGTTCACGCCCAAGTAACACCTGATAACACTCTTAACACTGCTGTGAGTGGTAGTAGTAATTACACCATCACCAATGGTACTCGTGTTGGCAATAATTTATTTCATAGCTTCAGCCAATTCTCTGTTCCTAACAACGGCTCGGCATCATTCGATAATGCCGCAGATATCCAAAATATTTTCAGTCGTGTAACTGGTGGTGATGTTTCCAACATTAATGGTGAAATCAGCGCTAAGGGTAATGCTAATTTATTTTTACTCAACCCCGCCGGCATTATTTTTAGACAAAATGCCAGCTTAAATATTGGTGGTTCTTTTGTTGGAACTACAGCAAGTAGTATCAAATTTGCTGATGGGGTGGAATTTAGTGCAACTCATCCCATTGCGACACCATTATTGACCATGAGTGTCCCTATTGGCTTGCAACTGGGCAGTAATCCAAGCCCTATCACGGTTCAAGGAACAGGTCATTCCCTAACAAGCATTAGTAGCCTCGCCCCCATTAATCAAAACCCCAGTTCCTCAGAACTGATGGTAAAGCCAGGAAAAACTTTGGCGCTGGTAGGAGGCAAATTAAATCTCATTGGGGCAACCTTGAACGCACCTCAAGGACGTGTGGAATTGGGAAGTTTGAGCGGAGTTGGACTGGTCAGTTTGAGCCCCATCTCCCAAGGTTATCAGTTGGGTTATGAGAGTGGACAAAGCTTTGCAGATATTCATCTCACTCAAAAATCTTTGCTGACGATAGGAGGATTCAATGCTGGTTCGGTGCAGTTGCAGGGAAAGCACATTCAAATTAGCGATGGTTCAATCATATTTTCCAAAAATCTGGGAAATGTTGCTGGGAGTGAAATTTTTTTACAGGCTTCAGAAGGGATTGATATTGTTGGTACAACGGCCAACGCTCAAATTCGTAGTGGTATCCGTTCTGAAGGGTTGAATACTGGCACAGGTTCACCCATCCATCTCATTACTCCTCACTTAACCATCTCACAAGGTGCCGGAGTCAACAATAATGCTTTTGGATTGGCTGCGAGTGGGGATATTCAGATTGATGCTGGGACAGTTGAGTTATCTGGTTTCTCTCCTCTCAACCCCACAGGAGTAACTTCTCTGACTACGTCTACCCGAACAGCTAAGTCAGCGGGCAATCTCTCTATTAATAGTAATAATATACTGGTTTCTGAGGGAGCCGCTATTTCTTCAGTCACATTTGCTGCTGGTTCCACAGGGCAAGTAACCATTCGTAGCAAGAATACAACTGTCACAGGAGACAACCTGACAGGACTCTATAGCAACATTAGTGCAGTCACCTATGGTAAAGGCAATGCCCAAACCTTGACGTTGGATACGAACCGATTACAACTGCTCAATGGAGGAGCGGTCGCAACCACGTCCTTCTTGATTGGTCAAGCTGGAAATTTAAATATTAACGCGACAGAATCGATTCTGATTGATGGACATAGCCGGGTTAACAATAGCAGTATTAACTCAGCCGTCCTTTACCCTCCAGCATTAATCCAAAAGCTATTTAATTTGCCAAATGTTCTGTCAGCAAATGCGGGAACTGTGAATGTAACCACCCCGAATCTGATGTTGAGCAATGGCGGTGCGGTCAGTGTTACCAACCAGGGTAAAGGTGATGGGGGCAACATCAATATCATCGCAAATAATATCCAGTTAAAAAATCAAAGCTTAATTCAAGCACAAACCGAATCTGGTAATGGTGGTAATATTAATTTACAGACTAGGAATTTATTACTACTGCGCGATAATAGTCAAATCACCTCAACAGCAAGCGGTAATGGTAACGGAGGTAATATTAACATTCATGCACCCATTCTTGTGGGATTAGAAAATAGCGATATTATTGCCAATGCCGTACAAGGAAAGGGTGGCAATATTAGTATTACAACTCAAGGGATTATTGGTCTAAAATTCCGCGATACCTTGACTCCCAGAGTTGATTTGACTAATGATATTACAGCCAGTTCCGCATTTAATGTCAATGGCACGGTGGAAATTAATAACATTGGTGTTGACCCCAATTCGGGTTTAGTCGAACTACCCGCAAATGTCAGTGATCAATCGCAGCAAATAGCGAGTGGTTGTTCTAATAACAATGGTAGTAGCTTTGTCGCCACTGGACGAGGTGGAATACCACAAAATCCGACACAGGACGTGAGGAGCGATCGCACTTGGTCGGATATCCGCAACATCTCTGCATTCCAGAAAACAAAATCAGTCCAAGCCCAAATACCACCATCTCCAGAGGTTCTCATTCAAGCCACTTCTTGGCATCGTAACCCCAACGGCAAAATTGAGTTAATTGCAGCCCAATCTCCGACAACTGGTCAACCATCCTTAACCTGTGCTGCGGTTCCTCAAAGTTAA